The DNA segment tatatatgtataatagaCAGGTAAGTTCAATGTCCCCATACTACCAAACATACAACACACTTCAACAGTGAATTTAGTAGTAAAACAATAAGACCATTCAGCAATACGGAATCAAGTCTTTACACAAGAGCAAGTGTCTTTTACAGAACAAAGCTAAAAACTGCTAGCAGACTCGTAGATATAAAATAAACTGATGCTTGATAAAAACTTGGCCCAAAACAAACTGGGTGCATACATTGCATCATGTGTAATTCTTTTCTAAATATCAAGGAGAGCATAGAAAAAATCGACAATTTCAACCACACCCATCTTGCTCAACTTTCacaaggatatatatatatatatgtataatagaCAGGTAAGTTCAATGTCCCCATACTACCACAAACATACAACACACTTCAACAGTGAATTTAGTAGTAAAACACTAAGACCATTCAGCAATACGGAATCAAGTCTTTACACAAGAGCAAGTGTCTTCTACAGAACAAAGCTAAAAACTGCTAGCAGACTCGGAGATATAAAATTAACTGATGCTTGATAAAAACTTGGCCCAAAACAAACTGGGTGCATTCATTGCATCATGTGTAATTCTTTTCTAAATATCAAGGAGAGAATAGAAAAAAATCGGTAATGAGTTTTGAAAACTGCAGTCTGACTtaagtcataaaaaaaaaaagttaatattcTAGCTccataattaaaaaagaaaaaggaaacaaaaaaaaaattatcacttAAAAGAAGAGGACCACAAAAGCTACCTTGCAACCAATCAGCAGAAGCAACGGACATTCCCTGATAACTGCTAGATGTCTGATATAGTGGGCATCTAGATCTTTAAATTTCTTAATATTATtgtttcctaattttttttcctGAAATTACAAACAACCATGAAACACCACTTCTCATGGGTAATTATCaactaaataaattattatttttaaaaaaaagtttCTTTGAATATAAACAGGACAAAGATGAAAGAGTCTCTCACTACGTAAAAAGTGGAATACGAGCGGAGAGCAGTAGTGAAAGAACTGTAACACTACTGTTTCTGAATAAAGTTTAAAGCTCGACTCCACGGCTTTGTAACACTACAAGCAGTAAAAGATTTCGTACTTCATGACTTTCGTCAAGTAATAGAAAGAATTTATTAAAGTTATGTATCACTTTTGGCGCATATTATTATTTGAACTTTAAGATAAAAAATAGTAACTAACTAGAACCTTCAGCCCAGAGAATAAATTTGCTCAATTTTGCATGATATTAGGAGATAAGTTCGCAAGAATTTAGCAATTTTCCCAAAACTATGAAGTTTGAAAGTTTTATGTACAGAGGAAGGTAATTGCCTACTTGTTCTATAAATTTAACTCTCCATACAAATTCAGAGTACATGCCCCTTAATGCAGTATATCTCAAAACACATTGGCAGTAGATAAGGGCCGGAAGTTATACAACCACCTCATGAAAATCAACAACATTGGCAGGAGGTGAAAACTTTGTAAAGTGAAAGAACTATAAATGCAGGCAGCACTTACATATGTGTTGACATACCTTGAGCAAGTTCCAAGACATAATCATAACTAGACGATCTCTTCCTAGTTGAATCGTCTCCTTCTAGGTGCACGAGAGTCGCCAGTGTCCACATCTGAGACTCTTGCAGTatcatttcttcttcttgaaGAAGTTGAAAGGGAGCCCATGGAATCAATTTCCGCTGCAGTGTCAATTTGAGATTCCGAGTTTATAACTGCTGCAATGCTTGAGAATGAATCTGTATCATCAACCGGTTGTGGCTGCTCCTGATTCCTTCCTAAAGGATGGTTAGGCAAAAATGCCTCAATTAACCTTTCATTAGAATTCAAAGCAGAAGAATTTGAAGTGTGCGCTGACAATCTTTGAGAGTGTGATTGTGATCTTCGAAGTAACAGCGAATGAAGCCGGCGGGCTGACCTTGCATCAGGGCTACTTGTGCCACTCTGTGTTAAATCCACTATGTCATCAATAGGTGCAATTGGACTTTGCTCAGTGCGCATTCCTCTAAGTGTCATAATCCTGCTCAGAAAGGAAGTCCTATCTCCAATTTCACGACTGCCATTTGAATCCTGCACTGGATTCAAATCCCTAGTCAAATCAAATCTGCTTCCAAGACGCCGAATCATTTCCTCCATTGGGAAACTAAAAGAATTCCTCTGAATAGACTGCCTCCAACTCTCAACCCGCCTTGCACGTGGCCTAACAGGGATTTCAAGACTTGAATCTTCCTCTGGCTCACGGGTATTATTCCCACGGCCATAAATAGGGGTCACATTCTTAACAGTTACCTCTCCCTTGCAAACTGGACATTCATTTGCATCTGAATGCAGATGTAGCCATCTGTACAGGCATGGCCAACAGAACAAATGACCACAACAAGTAACAACTGGATCAGTAGCCAAATCCAGACAAATATTACAATCAAAGAAGCTCCCATCACTATCACTTCCATTCTCAACATCATCCTTTTTCTCTGACACTTCATCTTccaaaaatccattgttattttcACAGGTTTTAGGCACCTCATTTATTCTTTCTTCAGCAGTAACACTACCCTCACCAGCTTGTAAAGTGCTCACACTGTCAGAATTTCCTAGTAATTGGTTCAATTCTACAGAAAGGGGATGCGTTTCACGAGGAATTTGAAGCTGACGCCATCTCCAGCGCTGTTGAGCCCTATTAATTCTAACAGCCTCCCTAATTCTCTCCAAAGGGTCATCAATCCACTCTTCCAAATTCACTGATTCACTTGGTACAGATACTGACCGTGCCTCAGGACCAGGCCCCAAATTCAAATCAAGATTCATAgtgtcagaagtctcatcaccCATTGCAAATTGAATAATCCCAGATCCAAAACCCTAGAGTTATCAGAAATTGAACAAAGTCAAATAAAAACCCTTACTTTATCAGGAACTCAACAAAACAAGACAGAACTCTCACTTATCACCAATTCAACAAACCCTGATCAAAACCCCTAATTTCCCCAATAGAAATGGAGAAAGTCAGGTCACAAATCTCGACTTAATCAGAAAACTAAAGCAAACCAAATCAGATAGCACATACTTTATCACAAAATACAGAAAACCATATATTGATTAAGAAATGAAAGTAACTAATTTcatcaaagaaaataaaatatttagtcAATTAAAAAATAGTTAAATCAATAAAGCCTAGTTTCAAGTCACCAAGATTAAACTTCCAAATTAAAGGTTTCGCAATAAATGACTCCTAATtgcaaaaaagaaaatacaacaaTCAATAGCTAAATTGGCGAATTATTAGAGACATTACAGTTGAAAAGGAAAAGACCTTATACTGCAATTTACGGCCTCGATGATCAGCTTCAGACTCGTGCAAGACTCGGAGTCGAGCAATCTCCGAGTTGACTCGCCATGCCTTATTCTCTCCTTTGAATAGCAATCTCGTCTATCCAGGAAGGAGAGAGAGGAAAGAGGAGTGTGAATTAAGAATTCTGAAATGAATCAGTCTCAACGAAACAGTGAGGAGGAATGGGGGGAATAATTTAGCGCATTAGAGTTTAGGTCAGACTGCGATCTGGAGATTGATCGTTGTAATCCTACGGTTTAAATGAATTGTTCTGCCCGTCAAGCGGACCCCGATTTCCTTAATCTTGGTGGCAAGTGGTGGACCGAGAAGTCCACGATTGCGGTGGTGAATCAGACGGCTCAGATTGACTATCTGTGTGATCATGAGGACCATTGAATGGTAGGCAGATTTTACACCATGGCTCACTGGGGCGGGAGCGCCGCATGTGCCAAGATGGGGTTTTTAAAGAGagtcaatttttaaatttatcttttttgaaaccagtttttaaatttatttatatgataCTAGTACTGTaatcaaaatatttataattaattaaaatattaatttgttaattttatagataaaatatttattaatttataaattattataaaagttatatatgttataaataatctataatattaatttaattattaatttaaatataataaaatgtgaATGGATAAATATATAGGCTTCATAAAAATTATCACATAAGTTAATAATCATGCTTAAAAAATTACCATGTGATATAAAAATTAGCttatcattttaaatattaatttttatctaaatattttaaaattttcttaaatttataaattaaagcaTTATAAAACTACACTCATTAatccctaaaataattattttttaattaaatttttagttgcATTAAAAAAGGCTGAATTGTTttttgaaaattatatatatatatatatatatatatatatatatatatatatatattcactaaaaaaaattatcaagtaGCACATGtactttttttctattttattagcgaagaaaaattaaaaacccaacacatagttttaaaaatataaattctaACCCATATTCATATAACCTTAAAATTTTTACCATATTTGTTTCACTATTTAACTATATAATCACATGAATAACATAAACTATATAAATTAAGTTACAATTTAGATGTGTATTTTATTTATAGAAACTAATTACGCCACAAATGAATCAAAAGAGAATATTTTAAAGAGCCAAGAGTAATGCTAATGTACAATCACTTGCACAATACTTCTGTATATGTTTTTCTTGTCTAACTAATGAAGACAAAACTTGATTATTTATAAGCTATTGCACATTTTGGCCAAAGATTGCATCACTTCATAAATGTAACTATTAAGAAGAGTTGCATATTTTTATGTAGTTACAGCTAATGTACGTGACTTTTAAATTTGACCACCTTTTGGAAATGTAGATAACTTTTGAATTTTGATACTTTTTGGTAATGTATATGACTTTTATGtagttatttttggttttgattttAAGTATAATGGATTCCAATTCACTACATGAGTGACCCAGACTATATTTTCAACATCTCCTATTCACACATGATGGGTCAATTCTTATTTCAAATTTTGCAAATTTCATACTTTATAAATAGACTATATGACTAGTGCATATTTCGAAAACTCGTTTGTTATATACCTGTTAGGATAATATAGTATCTCAACTGATAAAACTTAGAGTAAATGTAGTATACAGTATCCTAAATCATTTATCACATTCAAATTTCTTTCGATCTCATCCACATATCCCGAGTTCATAATTATATCTTTATCTCAATGATAAACATAATTGGCCAGCTTATGAACACAGACTAATGTGACAATTGCAATGTTCTTTCTCTTTTCACAATAATTTCAACCTTAATTTAACTTGCTTTTCTAGGAATACCCCCTCTAGATCAAATCTTTCATAGTCCTTTGGCAACACTTTAAGATAACAGACATTAAATTAAGTCTTAAATAATTGATTAAAGTCATAAGGGTACTAAGTAAAGATTAAGTAGAGACCATACTTGTATTCCCTTGATGGACACAAATCGCACATGTGGTGTAAATCACATGTATTAGAGGGCTCTCATATcaatgaagaaaaattaaaaaccCAACACATAGATTGAAAAACATGGATtctaactcatatttatataatccTAAGATCTCCACCATATTTATTTCACTATTTAACTATATAATCACATAAATAATATGAACTATATAGATTAATTCACAGTCTAAATGTGCACCTTATTTGTAGAAAATAATTACTCCAAAAATGAATCAAAAGAAAGTCTTCTAAACTGCCAAGAGTAATACCAATGCACAATTAATtgtacaacacttctgtacatgttTTTCATGTCTCACTAATGAAGACAAAACTTGGCTATTTATAAGTCATGGCACCTTTTGACCAAAAGTTACATCACTTCTAGCATATAACTATTAAGAAGAGTTGCATATTTTTATGTAGTTATATCTTTTGATCAATGTAAACGACTTTTGGGATTTTGCTATCTTTAAGCAATGTATATAACTTTTGAATTTTGATATCTTTTGGCAATATATATGACTTTTCATAttattgttttttattttaattttaattataatggaTCTGGGTTACCTACATGGGTAACCCAGACTATATTTCCAACAATTAGTATATGTCAAATAATTTAAAGACTAGTAAAAAATCtattaatcaacttatttatttattaaatttgaaataaattaaaattaattaaaattttattattgttaaaattGTATAATATAACtatgaaaatataaatataataaaatatataataaatttatgttattaaaataaaataataaataattcatgCAACGCGGGAACAATGACTTATATTCAATGAAAGTTGGCTCATAATATTAGGTTTTTCTAATAAGGAGAATAAGTTTAGTTGATTATATTTTAATCTTTCTTAGTAATTTAAATTCAATGTTGATTTTTTCTTGTGTGATAAGGTTATActaaataagttaaaaaaaattattcatacaattaagaattataattaaAGTTTTTTCTTGaagaattttttaaattaataatatcttATTATAAAAATAAGTTAATAAAAAGTGCATGTATatcaatcaaataaaaaattatattctgTAAGTCAGAGGGAgaaaaagtaaaatttattatgaaaattttaaaatttactcatatatatataaactagttAAATATTTGtactatacataaatttcataaaaattaattttttctatATCTAATTTAAGttttaacattttattttttattaaaaacatttttagtattttttatattatttgattATTAAAATCTATAGCATATAACTATAATATTCTCACTTTAatgctttatttttattttttatatgtttaatttagattttcaataaaattatattttttatgacTTTTTGTAAtctattttctatgaaaaaacaAATTAGTTaacatatatttaattaaaatatatcatttctcacaaaaataaataaataaataaataaaattaaaacactataaaattactagttaaataataaagaaaaatgaaaaaataaaaataaaaataaaaggaaatatatGCAAAATCAACATTAGAAGCTTATCTTGTTATACATCTACAAATAATTACATTTGCCTTGCtgctattaatttttctttttctttttttgttttataTATAGTTAATtctagttgttttttttttttttgtttttagatTCAGTGTTCTAATATTATAGAATAAGGAATCAATAGAAACGTAAACAAATTTTGAGAATTAAgaccaataaaattttaatatgaataattaaaaatagagcaaataaaaaaaaaattgaaaatattatatGATAGAAGAAAGTCTAGCATTTTTCAAATGGCACAAAATATTTACTATTTATTGGcaagatgataaaaaaaaaattaaaaataaatttaatttaattattaaataattttaattgaaaaaaaagtTACACCATTAACTTCAATATTCAAAGTTTGGCAATTCAATTACCATAAGTTATAAAAGAATGGCTATAAATTATAAATCAATGGCCACTAAGTAAGatgtattatttttttcaatcatAAATTAACATAATTgattaaagataaattaaaacGTTAATATAATAGCATTTATAGGAAGAAACTAATAATTAGTAAGTTAAACTCTTCTTAAAAAGTGTCATTTGAtagcttttaggtaaattttggCCGACCTTATAtaaatagatagatagatagatggATAGATGTATAAGAGGGGGGAGGGGGAGGGGAGAGACATTGGGTTTGGTAAAAAATAttcttcataatttatataatttaaattatattttttattatttaaattttaattttagagtttaaataaatttaaaattcataatttgTCCTACTTGCACTTAActtcttaattaaattttttattgtaagaattaactaaaataagaaattcttattttattttaaaaaaattgtgcttttcattctttaaaaaaaattaccaatttttcaaaaaaagaattaacaagaaaataaaatttataaatttattttaattatatatatatatatgacattaCCATTCtccaaaataccaattatgatttATATTACTTATGAAAGTAGGAAGAAGGAGAACATTGAGATTTTTAAAAATACCCttcattatttatataatttttaattatcttatttttattatttaaattaattttagaatttatacaaatttaaaattcCTATAATTTtacttcaatttaatttttttattaaactcATTTGAGAATGCATACAACTATgaagtaaatttattttgaagttaactatgagtTGATAACATATATTTACTACAATTTCAATACTAAAATACTTGCAACGTCTGTATATACAACAACGTGTATAAGTtctctttttatttaatttgttaaaaatattctttattatttcatatatatatatatatatatatatatatatatatatatatatatataatgggatGGACCAAAAATATATATCCCTATAAATATTAATCAATATCAACAATgtagattaaaattttaatattattataaatttaattctaAAGTATTCTAATAATATAAGAAGTCTTATTATAATTCTTAATCTAAAATTAGAAGTTATCCTTCTTATATAAGAATTAATAAAATCCCTGTGCTATGCATAGTAgtgtatatatttatatatatacacttaacttttttaataattataaattcttattattaaattaatttttatttaaaattttctcttaattagtttaatttaaaaaatttctcTTATGTTTGtagaattttcaaattaattaaaaatatcttatttaattattttttatataaattaatggcagtttctataattattttatttaaaacataGTAAAATAAGTTTATTGACAAAAACAATTTAAACTTTATTAATCATACTGATCGAATAAACTAGGTTGCATCGAATTATTTCCTAATTAATCcaataatattacaaatatagAATGTCTTGAAATTTGATTTAACGATCCATTGATTGTTCTAAAGTTAATAAGATGTTTATAATGATTACTCAAATATTTTCTTTGTTAaaaaaatttccttttgatgattttttgttaaaaaattgttaaaatagtaatttttaggagattttttaaatattgtattttgttagcattttttaaatattatttcttTGAAGAATAtttcagatttttttttaaatttttcggcaaaaatattttcttcaaaaaattaaaaaattttgataaaaaaattgtGCTGTTTTTAGAATTACATGCACATTTTAAAGTTTTAAcagttttaattatttattactaAATAGtatcaatttattaataattatcatattaaatattattttttataatataattttaaattattctattacttttaagatatatatatatatatatatatatatatatatatatatatatatatatatatatatatatatatatatatatataactcttaaatttttataatgaaatgaaatatttaaaaaatttaggaaacattaaataagaaatttacataaattttataattaaatatgttagtagtatgtcctagggcatatcattttatatgtatcttgtatatatttaattaataaaaagcaattacacttttctgtttacataatttgTTTATgcgtaattgaaaaggtccattaatattttgttataaattttattcttaagttgttaagaatatgagtgacagtatttctagcacaaagtattataaattggtgtacaatcgatgatacttcacaaaaggacacgacttatccagaaagattataatcatgtttgttctcaaagtattaatatgagatataaataagttgaagtagtgagtctcataccacataacaaacatgataggcacttatgtggccgaaccagtgacacttatgacaagcacgtgaagtttactcttgtcaatgcgttgtcatatatcatatcagtgcatataatatttagacatgagataacacaattatcttgtatataggtaatttaagtttgatactgctctcatactcgtactgtgtatgggtatatgggcatttgttggctctcactagttatatatggagataagtgttgatcatgatgggatctgttaccctaagtaaatagggataaaatcctatgttcatttaattgttcttgatgattcaagtgccTGGCCAAGAGAGATaaacttagtcagaaaagagtttctgacaagaaagtctaattaatcaagaattagaatcaaaagagaacataatattcatagcatatggagtttgacattaactatgactccagctagaattgagattttgtaactgagagattttagtgcatggtaatatatgattaaaggttcatttaaggtatttcttgttactgattgggtaacCATGTCATGCTATACTAGGTATCAACCATGATCTGTGAGAtatctgaaatgatttagagaaatcatttatagtaagaaagagttctaatgatattaagagataaCATCATCTCTCATTGCCGATTAATAATGAGCCTATTAAGTCACACACTtatacaagttaatcaccaagtaaaatgtgatttaattgattaatttaagagtttcattaattaattaaatagatttgatttgcaataaaattgcaaagtccctagcatgacttcaaactaaatctaggttattggatgtataacataaattaaatttatgtttaaagtgtttaaatatgaatttaattatgatattaattaattaattaattaattaatttatatgtgatataaattaatttgaagaagagaaataataattttagatTAAGAACTCATGAATATtcataagggcaaattggtcattTCAAATAATGACACATGACACCATGATATGGTGATACATGGCACCATACAAGCTTACTATTTATCTTTCATAAATGAAAGATGATTAGATGGGATTGAATTTAGTTTTGACaagtggcttaatgtgattaagtcttcCAAAAGTGAGATTTAATCCAATGGTGACATGTATTAAGCAAGTAAGTGGTTTTGTCTTATGCATATaaataaggaaagaaagaaaaagaccATTCTTCTTCCTTCTCTCCCATTTTGGACGGCAACTTTGGATCTTTCTCTCCTCTCTTCATTTCTCATCTAATTCAAGAAGAAAACATtgatttcctttgaattaaaatggcTAGAAATGGTTTCTAGTACCTTATACATCCATTCACCCTCACCAAAGCAAACCCTTCTAATTCCAAGTGGTTGGCAAGAGCTAAAAGGacatctaggggctgccattggtgtaaGTTGGTGAGCTTgtagtggacaagctagagggactacaATTAGAGTCCTAAGAGCACCCAAGGGAGCAAGATAGTTTGATTCTTCACCTTAGAGGTTATAGATCAAAaacccctcttttagttagggtttaaataattaaattcctAATGTTTAattcttgatggcaaatgaatcTTTAgtacatgctaaaatatgttttggtatgcttttgggtattgaaaattgattaggcacataaaTCATcaagtatggtgcatgtaaccctagtt comes from the Hevea brasiliensis isolate MT/VB/25A 57/8 chromosome 5, ASM3005281v1, whole genome shotgun sequence genome and includes:
- the LOC110651149 gene encoding postreplication repair E3 ubiquitin-protein ligase RAD18, with translation MGDETSDTMNLDLNLGPGPEARSVSVPSESVNLEEWIDDPLERIREAVRINRAQQRWRWRQLQIPRETHPLSVELNQLLGNSDSVSTLQAGEGSVTAEERINEVPKTCENNNGFLEDEVSEKKDDVENGSDSDGSFFDCNICLDLATDPVVTCCGHLFCWPCLYRWLHLHSDANECPVCKGEVTVKNVTPIYGRGNNTREPEEDSSLEIPVRPRARRVESWRQSIQRNSFSFPMEEMIRRLGSRFDLTRDLNPVQDSNGSREIGDRTSFLSRIMTLRGMRTEQSPIAPIDDIVDLTQSGTSSPDARSARRLHSLLLRRSQSHSQRLSAHTSNSSALNSNERLIEAFLPNHPLGRNQEQPQPVDDTDSFSSIAAVINSESQIDTAAEIDSMGSLSTSSRRRNDTARVSDVDTGDSRAPRRRRFN